A single Corynebacterium resistens DSM 45100 DNA region contains:
- a CDS encoding DUF6541 family protein has translation MVTALTAVITALLIFILPGAVVGWCAGMRLPWAVSTGVVITAGVWGVLAWWYGNHNIAVTFDSLIKGTAVFAAVGLVWRIGYSLISALRGRRKRQLERELLSPAELDNQRKWWSREQLRAWFRSPNRHGGVLDPMWILPLAGVVTGFTLLTQRAMDAIEGSEDGLDSIFQGWDVHWHASVLRFIHETGVASSIRMGELQNIETQKPLFYPTGFHTFGAALQDYADLTPVEALNVTSVVLPAVSLALSAAFLAWVMVGRRGLTGALAAGLAPVAVVGVIPVFYVEYYTGAWPNASALSMVGIAAAALMKVPERPKMIPAAALGFAGVGAVHPSAIPVVAVIVALWWLLWKLFVPTGREQGKRGFFRGVWLRCKDVLLIGVTAIAGGALMLPQWMVGSGQASEVSAFNKRQVPDYGDAWQRVFELQSRANHYAPTQWWVTWGAIAGAVVLLLWRRNIWAAAATGLLAAVGAYSLKNFDGPAGAVAGFLSGLNYNSAHRLFHPLALVATALAAVAAAAVVRFVLGGFLDIPFLRKRRDAKGRRKGIQWVSVIPATLATATCIGIAFGLVPWTQAPMEGKYRWAVTASRDGRMVGEKEKGAFEWLKRQPGAYDGIIANNSHEGTGWMYPLHNLPSLHRHFLLAKTPKDSATQALLWHPDIIGAGLSPVRGSEAETMRQWSPDTAGVKGDRSDYANISDFAARDLNVKYYIISPPAFFASQKNIEAQVKGMWKAPGLTPVYKDGATAIFAVNAQLTDEELAKARESGEAESPDKLPPLPKVKSDGEDAATGAGAQADPSGIDPQGAGASGAGERGRKKSAEKSAKEQKFHRPTKWDRDLAKEDAAAGGREHSAPGEPQDPKDPSARGTQRNPAVPTPGQPDAPHGPGAVAPQTPGTGPAQAPVPAPVPAAPYAPAPQAPVAPAYPGWQAPPAGDPGLAPGADPGYGVPGAGIGAPALGQGLGF, from the coding sequence TTGGTAACCGCCCTAACCGCCGTAATTACGGCGCTATTAATCTTCATCCTGCCCGGTGCGGTGGTGGGTTGGTGTGCAGGTATGCGACTGCCCTGGGCGGTCAGCACCGGTGTGGTAATCACCGCGGGAGTATGGGGCGTACTCGCGTGGTGGTATGGAAATCACAACATCGCTGTCACGTTCGATTCGCTCATAAAGGGAACGGCGGTTTTCGCCGCCGTCGGTCTGGTGTGGCGAATCGGCTATAGCCTGATCAGTGCACTCCGTGGCAGGCGAAAGCGACAGCTGGAACGCGAGCTACTTTCGCCGGCTGAACTCGATAACCAACGCAAGTGGTGGAGCCGCGAGCAACTCCGGGCTTGGTTCCGTTCACCAAATAGGCATGGCGGAGTGTTGGATCCGATGTGGATCCTTCCGTTGGCAGGTGTTGTCACCGGGTTTACACTGCTTACGCAGCGAGCCATGGACGCCATCGAAGGGTCAGAGGATGGGCTCGATAGCATCTTCCAAGGTTGGGACGTTCACTGGCATGCTTCAGTGCTGCGGTTCATACACGAAACCGGTGTGGCCAGTTCGATCCGCATGGGTGAGCTGCAAAACATCGAAACACAAAAGCCACTGTTCTACCCCACGGGATTCCATACTTTCGGCGCAGCATTGCAGGACTACGCTGACCTCACTCCGGTGGAGGCTTTGAATGTAACCTCAGTGGTGTTGCCAGCAGTGAGCTTGGCGCTATCTGCGGCATTCTTGGCATGGGTCATGGTGGGGCGCCGTGGGCTGACGGGGGCGCTAGCGGCGGGGCTTGCACCCGTGGCAGTTGTTGGTGTGATTCCCGTTTTTTATGTTGAGTACTACACCGGTGCGTGGCCGAATGCTTCTGCGTTGTCCATGGTGGGCATTGCGGCAGCAGCTTTGATGAAGGTTCCGGAACGGCCCAAAATGATTCCCGCAGCGGCACTCGGCTTTGCTGGCGTGGGCGCGGTACATCCCTCGGCCATTCCGGTCGTTGCGGTTATCGTGGCGCTGTGGTGGTTGTTGTGGAAACTGTTCGTGCCCACTGGGCGCGAACAGGGCAAGCGAGGTTTCTTCCGCGGAGTGTGGCTGCGCTGTAAAGACGTGCTTCTCATTGGAGTTACAGCTATCGCCGGCGGCGCGCTCATGCTGCCACAGTGGATGGTGGGCAGCGGGCAAGCTAGTGAAGTGAGTGCTTTCAATAAGCGCCAGGTTCCCGATTACGGCGATGCGTGGCAACGAGTATTCGAATTGCAATCCCGCGCGAATCACTACGCACCCACCCAATGGTGGGTCACCTGGGGTGCGATTGCTGGGGCCGTGGTGCTGCTGTTGTGGCGTCGAAACATTTGGGCCGCAGCTGCAACCGGTTTGCTTGCGGCAGTGGGTGCGTACAGCCTAAAGAACTTCGATGGGCCCGCTGGTGCGGTGGCTGGATTCCTTTCGGGATTGAATTACAACTCCGCGCATCGTTTGTTCCACCCACTCGCGTTGGTAGCCACGGCATTGGCAGCAGTTGCAGCGGCAGCGGTGGTGAGGTTTGTCCTCGGCGGGTTCCTTGACATTCCTTTCCTGCGTAAACGCCGGGATGCCAAGGGTAGGCGAAAAGGTATCCAATGGGTATCGGTCATTCCCGCAACGCTGGCTACCGCAACGTGTATCGGTATTGCGTTTGGCTTGGTGCCGTGGACTCAAGCTCCAATGGAGGGTAAGTACAGATGGGCTGTGACGGCCTCTCGCGATGGTCGCATGGTCGGAGAGAAGGAAAAGGGCGCCTTTGAATGGTTGAAGCGCCAGCCGGGGGCCTATGACGGCATCATCGCGAACAACTCCCACGAGGGCACGGGCTGGATGTATCCGTTGCACAACCTCCCGTCGCTGCACCGCCACTTCCTTTTAGCAAAGACGCCCAAAGACTCCGCGACACAAGCCCTGCTCTGGCACCCAGACATCATCGGTGCGGGGTTGAGCCCCGTGCGTGGTAGTGAGGCTGAGACCATGCGCCAATGGAGCCCTGATACTGCCGGGGTGAAGGGCGATCGTAGTGACTACGCGAATATATCTGACTTCGCGGCGCGAGATTTGAATGTGAAGTACTACATTATTTCGCCACCTGCGTTCTTCGCCTCGCAAAAGAACATCGAGGCCCAGGTCAAAGGGATGTGGAAGGCTCCGGGGCTGACCCCGGTGTACAAGGATGGCGCGACTGCGATTTTCGCGGTTAACGCGCAGTTGACTGACGAGGAGTTGGCGAAGGCCCGAGAAAGTGGCGAGGCAGAATCCCCGGATAAGTTGCCGCCATTGCCAAAGGTGAAATCCGATGGGGAGGATGCGGCTACGGGCGCGGGTGCGCAAGCCGATCCGTCCGGAATTGACCCGCAGGGTGCTGGAGCCTCTGGTGCTGGTGAACGTGGACGGAAGAAGTCTGCCGAGAAGTCTGCGAAGGAGCAGAAGTTCCACCGCCCAACAAAGTGGGACCGCGACCTTGCCAAGGAGGATGCCGCGGCTGGGGGGCGCGAGCATTCCGCACCCGGAGAGCCTCAAGATCCAAAGGATCCTTCGGCACGCGGGACACAACGCAACCCGGCAGTCCCAACGCCCGGCCAGCCAGACGCCCCGCACGGCCCTGGTGCTGTAGCGCCTCAAACACCCGGCACGGGACCAGCTCAAGCTCCAGTGCCCGCGCCAGTCCCCGCGGCCCCATATGCGCCCGCACCACAGGCCCCGGTCGCCCCAGCGTATCCGGGCTGGCAAGCCCCACCAGCAGGCGATCCCGGTCTTGCACCCGGCGCTGACCCGGGATACGGAGTTCCAGGTGCGGGCATAGGAGCACCAGCGCTTGGGCAAGGATTGGGCTTCTAG
- the truA gene encoding tRNA pseudouridine(38-40) synthase TruA produces MVRVRLDVAYDGTDFHGWAAQFGLRTVQGVLEEKLSLVTRHAVQLTVAGRTDAGVHADGQVAHFDVPATTFTQRSLQRPGDLVRRLSRMLPADVRVHGASEAPVGFDARFSALRRHYVYRVTTATAGPRPVRVRDTARWRRPIDLDKVKAASEVLVGLNDFAAFCKAREGATTIRELQQFQWFDVSTPAEPETYEARVAADAFCWSMVRSLVGAVLTVGEGKRDGDFTAELLKQNERSSKVPVAPAEGLNLVQVDYPADEDLAARAKVTRAVRTPEEAISNHRNF; encoded by the coding sequence ATGGTTCGCGTGCGCCTCGATGTTGCCTACGATGGCACCGACTTTCATGGCTGGGCCGCCCAATTCGGCTTGCGTACAGTCCAGGGAGTACTTGAAGAGAAGCTAAGCCTCGTGACGCGCCACGCAGTTCAACTCACGGTTGCAGGCCGCACAGATGCGGGAGTGCACGCTGATGGTCAGGTCGCGCATTTCGATGTCCCCGCCACTACCTTTACTCAGCGCAGCCTGCAACGCCCCGGTGATTTGGTTCGCCGTTTGTCCCGGATGTTGCCGGCCGACGTGCGGGTCCATGGAGCTAGCGAAGCCCCCGTTGGTTTTGATGCTCGCTTTTCTGCCCTTCGACGCCACTACGTGTACCGTGTCACCACTGCCACCGCAGGCCCTAGGCCAGTTCGGGTGCGGGATACGGCGAGGTGGCGTCGACCAATAGACCTTGACAAAGTGAAGGCCGCAAGTGAGGTGCTTGTGGGGCTCAATGATTTCGCCGCGTTCTGTAAGGCGCGCGAGGGCGCGACAACAATCCGCGAGCTGCAGCAGTTCCAATGGTTCGATGTGTCCACGCCTGCCGAGCCCGAAACCTACGAAGCAAGGGTGGCTGCCGATGCATTCTGCTGGTCCATGGTGCGCTCGTTGGTGGGAGCAGTATTGACTGTGGGGGAGGGGAAGCGGGATGGAGATTTCACCGCCGAATTGCTGAAGCAAAACGAGCGGAGTTCCAAAGTTCCGGTAGCGCCTGCCGAGGGGTTGAATCTGGTGCAAGTGGACTATCCAGCGGACGAAGACCTAGCAGCACGCGCGAAGGTTACGCGCGCGGTGCGCACACCCGAAGAAGCGATAAGTAATCACAGAAACTTTTGA
- the rplQ gene encoding 50S ribosomal protein L17: protein MPTPKKGARLGGSASHQKKILANLAAQLIEHGAIKTTDAKAKLLRPYVEKIITKAKRGTVADRRNVLKLITNKQVVTYLFNELAPKFEGRNGGYTRIIKLENRKGDNAPVSQISLVLEPTASTEAERAVRAANSKKAQAEEAKAEDKKADEAPEVEADTATDAQAEAEAKEAEADEATAESTEAEAKDAEEK from the coding sequence ATGCCTACCCCAAAGAAGGGCGCCCGCCTTGGCGGTTCTGCTTCCCACCAGAAGAAGATCCTGGCCAACCTCGCAGCACAGCTGATCGAGCACGGCGCCATTAAGACCACTGACGCAAAGGCTAAGCTGCTGCGTCCATACGTTGAGAAGATCATCACCAAGGCCAAGCGTGGCACCGTGGCTGATCGTCGCAACGTTTTGAAGCTCATCACGAACAAGCAAGTTGTTACTTACCTGTTCAACGAGCTGGCTCCTAAGTTCGAAGGCCGTAACGGCGGTTACACCCGCATCATCAAGCTGGAGAACCGCAAGGGCGACAACGCTCCAGTAAGCCAGATCTCCCTGGTTCTGGAGCCAACCGCTTCCACCGAAGCTGAGCGTGCTGTGCGCGCCGCTAACTCCAAGAAGGCTCAGGCTGAAGAAGCTAAGGCTGAGGACAAGAAGGCTGACGAAGCACCAGAGGTTGAGGCCGATACCGCAACCGACGCTCAGGCTGAGGCTGAGGCAAAGGAAGCTGAGGCTGACGAGGCTACCGCTGAGTCCACCGAGGCTGAAGCTAAGGATGCCGAGGAGAAGTAA
- a CDS encoding DNA-directed RNA polymerase subunit alpha, with protein sequence MLISQRPVLTEEYIDASRSKFVIEPLEPGFGYTLGNSLRRTLLSSIPGAAVTSVRIEGVLHEFTTIPGVKEDVSDIILNIKSLVLSSDSDEPVVMNLHKEGPGAVTGADIMPPAGVEVHNPDLHIATLNEQGKLDIELVVERGRGYVPAATASSEIGRIPVDQIYSPVLKVSYKVEATRVEQRTDFDKLILDVETKNSITARDAMASAGKTLVELFGLAQELNNEAEGIEIGPSPQESEHIAAYSMPIEDLNFSVRSYNCLKREEIHTVGELAARTESDLLDIRNFGQKSINEVKVKLAGLGLGLKDAPEGFDINDIEGYDAETGEFIDTEGEDIAE encoded by the coding sequence ATGCTGATTTCCCAGCGCCCGGTTTTGACCGAGGAATACATCGACGCATCGCGTTCCAAGTTCGTCATCGAGCCACTGGAGCCAGGCTTCGGCTACACCTTGGGCAACTCCCTACGTCGCACGCTGCTGTCCTCTATCCCAGGCGCAGCTGTGACCTCCGTGCGGATTGAAGGTGTACTGCACGAGTTCACCACCATCCCAGGCGTGAAGGAAGATGTTTCAGACATCATCCTGAACATCAAGTCCCTCGTTTTGTCGAGCGATTCCGATGAACCAGTGGTCATGAACCTGCACAAGGAGGGCCCAGGCGCGGTCACCGGTGCAGACATCATGCCACCAGCAGGTGTTGAGGTTCACAACCCAGACCTGCACATCGCAACGCTTAACGAGCAGGGCAAGCTGGATATCGAGCTGGTTGTGGAGCGCGGACGTGGCTACGTTCCCGCTGCCACCGCGTCTTCTGAAATCGGACGCATCCCCGTTGACCAGATCTACTCCCCAGTTCTGAAGGTTAGCTACAAGGTTGAAGCCACCCGTGTGGAACAGCGCACGGACTTCGACAAGCTGATCTTGGACGTGGAGACCAAGAACTCCATCACCGCCCGCGATGCAATGGCATCTGCTGGCAAGACATTGGTGGAGCTGTTCGGCCTGGCGCAGGAACTGAACAACGAAGCAGAGGGTATCGAGATCGGCCCATCGCCGCAGGAGAGCGAGCACATCGCTGCCTACAGCATGCCGATCGAGGACCTCAACTTCTCCGTTCGCTCCTACAACTGCCTGAAGCGCGAGGAGATCCACACCGTTGGTGAGCTGGCTGCTCGTACGGAGTCCGATTTGCTGGATATCCGTAACTTCGGCCAGAAGTCCATCAACGAGGTCAAGGTCAAGCTGGCTGGCTTGGGCTTGGGTCTGAAGGACGCCCCAGAGGGATTCGACATCAACGACATCGAGGGCTACGACGCCGAAACGGGCGAGTTCATCGATACCGAGGGCGAAGACATCGCGGAGTAG
- the rpsD gene encoding 30S ribosomal protein S4, with product MARYTGPVTRKSRRLRVDLVGGDSSFERRPYPPGQAGRARIKESEYLLQLQEKQKAKYTYGVLERQFRRYYAEANRRPGKTGDNLVILLESRLDNVVYRAGLARTRRQARQLVSHGHFTVNGKKTNVPSFRVTQYDIIDVREKSRSMLWFEEAQERLVDAVVPAWLQVVPATLRILVHQLPERAQIDIPLQEQLIVELYSK from the coding sequence ATGGCTCGTTATACTGGCCCAGTTACCCGCAAGTCCCGTCGCCTCCGCGTCGACCTCGTCGGTGGTGACAGCTCCTTCGAGCGCCGCCCATACCCACCGGGGCAGGCTGGCCGCGCTCGCATCAAGGAGTCCGAGTACCTCCTGCAGCTGCAGGAAAAGCAGAAGGCAAAGTACACCTACGGTGTACTGGAGCGCCAGTTCCGCCGTTACTACGCGGAGGCTAACCGCCGTCCGGGTAAGACCGGTGACAACCTGGTGATCCTGCTGGAATCCCGCCTGGACAACGTGGTTTACCGCGCAGGTCTGGCACGCACCCGTCGCCAGGCTCGTCAGCTGGTTTCCCACGGCCACTTCACCGTGAACGGTAAGAAGACCAACGTGCCTTCTTTCCGCGTTACCCAGTACGACATCATCGACGTTCGCGAGAAGTCCCGTTCGATGCTGTGGTTCGAAGAGGCCCAGGAGCGCCTCGTTGACGCTGTGGTTCCTGCATGGCTGCAGGTTGTCCCAGCAACTCTGCGCATCCTCGTGCACCAGCTGCCCGAGCGCGCTCAGATCGACATTCCGCTGCAAGAGCAGCTCATCGTCGAGCTCTACTCGAAGTAA
- the rpsK gene encoding 30S ribosomal protein S11 — MAPKTPTRARRTGRRVVKKNVANGHAYIKSTFNNTIVSITDPKGAVISWASSGHVGFKGSRKSTPFAAQLAAESAARKAMEHGMKKVDVFVKGPGSGRETAIRSLATAGLELGSIADVTPQPHNGCRPPKRRRV, encoded by the coding sequence ATGGCTCCTAAGACTCCAACTCGCGCACGCCGTACCGGCCGTCGCGTCGTAAAGAAGAATGTGGCCAACGGCCACGCATACATCAAGTCCACCTTCAACAACACCATCGTTTCCATCACGGATCCGAAGGGTGCTGTTATCTCTTGGGCATCCTCCGGCCACGTCGGCTTCAAGGGTTCCCGTAAGTCCACCCCATTCGCTGCACAGCTGGCTGCTGAGTCTGCTGCTCGCAAGGCAATGGAGCACGGCATGAAGAAGGTTGACGTTTTCGTCAAGGGTCCCGGCTCCGGCCGCGAGACCGCCATCCGTTCTCTGGCCACCGCTGGCCTAGAGCTTGGCTCCATCGCTGATGTCACGCCTCAGCCTCACAACGGCTGCCGTCCACCAAAGCGTCGTCGCGTTTAA
- the rpsM gene encoding 30S ribosomal protein S13, translating into MARLAGVDLPREKRMEVALTYIFGIGPARSKELLEKTGISPDLRSKDLTDEQLSALRDVIENTWKVEGDLRRQVQADIRRKIEIGSYQGLRHRRGLPVRGQRTKTNARTRKGPKKTIAGKKK; encoded by the coding sequence ATGGCACGCCTTGCTGGTGTTGACCTCCCACGCGAAAAGCGCATGGAGGTTGCACTTACCTACATCTTCGGAATTGGCCCTGCCCGTTCCAAGGAGCTGCTGGAAAAGACCGGCATCTCTCCTGACCTGCGCTCCAAGGATCTGACCGACGAGCAGCTGTCCGCTTTGCGTGACGTTATCGAGAACACCTGGAAGGTTGAGGGTGACCTCCGCCGTCAGGTACAGGCCGATATCCGTCGCAAGATCGAAATTGGTTCTTACCAAGGTCTGCGCCACCGTCGCGGCTTGCCCGTTCGTGGCCAGCGCACCAAGACCAACGCTCGTACCCGCAAGGGTCCTAAGAAGACCATCGCAGGAAAGAAGAAGTAA
- the infA gene encoding translation initiation factor IF-1 yields the protein MAKKEGAIEVEGRIIEPLPNAMFRVELDNGHKVLAHISGKMRQHYIRILPEDRVVVELSPYDLTRGRIVYRYK from the coding sequence ATGGCAAAGAAGGAAGGCGCAATTGAGGTAGAAGGCCGCATCATCGAGCCTTTGCCCAACGCGATGTTCCGTGTCGAGCTGGATAATGGCCACAAGGTTTTGGCCCACATCTCCGGCAAGATGCGCCAGCACTACATCCGCATCCTCCCCGAGGATCGGGTTGTTGTGGAGCTTTCTCCATACGACCTGACCCGTGGACGCATCGTTTACCGCTACAAGTAA
- a CDS encoding dicarboxylate/amino acid:cation symporter, translated as MKSALRRLPLLGWIVIAIILGIIFSFFAPDWFGRTAATFTGLFGNFLGFFVPVLIFALITPAIANLGEGAGKWFAQTAGLAYVSTILSGLLAWVISQTVYPWLLKGQSMVEAPDIEKGGLAPYFTVEMPAPMEVMAALLLAFTVGIAIANIGAKTLKAGANELRDVIMKVIQAFVIPLLPFYIFGVFLTMGMNGNLKFVLVAFAKVLILATIMTWVVLVLQYIVAGVVAGRNPFKALKNMLPAYFTALGTASSAATIPVTYKCTRKNGVSESVAGFVVPLCATVHLSGSMMKIGLFAFSIMFMTNSPLTPGAALGFIFLLGIMMVAAPGVPGGAIMAAVGLLETQLGFDKSQVALMIAAYVAIDSFGTACNVTGDGAIAMMINRFAKGELGGVKQEEAEQPASA; from the coding sequence ATGAAATCAGCATTGAGACGTCTGCCACTCCTCGGGTGGATTGTTATCGCCATCATTCTTGGCATTATCTTCAGCTTTTTCGCTCCCGACTGGTTCGGGCGTACAGCAGCAACCTTCACCGGACTTTTTGGAAACTTCCTCGGCTTCTTCGTTCCGGTGTTGATCTTCGCGCTCATTACACCCGCGATCGCTAACCTCGGTGAAGGTGCGGGAAAGTGGTTTGCGCAGACCGCTGGCCTGGCCTACGTATCAACAATCCTGTCGGGGCTGCTGGCGTGGGTCATTTCGCAGACTGTCTACCCATGGTTGCTCAAGGGGCAGTCGATGGTGGAGGCTCCCGATATTGAAAAGGGTGGCCTTGCGCCTTATTTCACCGTTGAGATGCCCGCACCCATGGAGGTCATGGCTGCTCTATTGCTGGCATTCACGGTTGGTATCGCCATCGCCAATATCGGCGCGAAGACCCTTAAGGCCGGTGCGAACGAATTGCGCGATGTGATCATGAAAGTCATCCAAGCTTTCGTGATTCCGCTATTGCCGTTCTATATCTTCGGCGTATTCCTCACCATGGGGATGAACGGCAATCTCAAGTTCGTTCTCGTGGCTTTCGCGAAGGTGCTGATTCTCGCCACCATCATGACGTGGGTGGTGCTCGTCTTGCAGTACATCGTCGCCGGAGTGGTGGCGGGGCGGAACCCGTTTAAGGCGTTGAAGAATATGCTGCCCGCGTACTTCACGGCTCTAGGCACTGCGTCCTCGGCAGCGACGATTCCCGTGACCTACAAGTGCACCCGCAAGAACGGCGTGAGTGAATCCGTCGCCGGCTTCGTGGTGCCTCTCTGTGCGACCGTGCACCTATCTGGCTCCATGATGAAGATTGGCCTGTTTGCATTCTCCATTATGTTCATGACGAACAGTCCTTTGACGCCAGGTGCCGCGCTGGGATTCATTTTCCTACTGGGAATCATGATGGTAGCGGCCCCCGGTGTTCCAGGAGGTGCCATCATGGCAGCCGTTGGCCTGCTGGAAACGCAACTTGGGTTCGATAAATCGCAGGTGGCGCTCATGATCGCAGCCTATGTTGCGATCGATTCCTTCGGTACTGCTTGCAACGTCACCGGAGATGGTGCAATTGCAATGATGATCAACCGTTTCGCTAAGGGGGAACTCGGTGGCGTCAAACAGGAAGAAGCTGAACAACCTGCGTCGGCCTAG
- the map gene encoding type I methionyl aminopeptidase — protein MGFRRKNKAIAAKTSLELDAMQAAGEIVGRALVAVKAAAKPGVSTLELDKIAEQTIRDAGAVPTFKGYEGFPGSICSSVNDMIVHGIPSADVVLKEGDLVSIDCGATLDGWVGDSAWTFGIGELAEENRKLNEATEWVLHQGLQAMVPGNRLTDVSWALEEATRQAEEKFGLELFIVDGYGGHGIGRTMHEDPFLANEGRPGRGPVIQEGSVLAIEPMLTNGSCDSYVLDDDWGVVTDDGSFASHWEHTVAATADGPRILTPRK, from the coding sequence ATGGGCTTCAGGCGGAAAAACAAGGCAATCGCCGCCAAAACTTCTTTAGAACTCGACGCCATGCAGGCTGCTGGAGAAATTGTCGGCAGGGCCCTAGTCGCAGTGAAAGCCGCTGCGAAGCCGGGCGTCAGTACCCTAGAGCTAGACAAAATCGCAGAGCAAACCATCCGGGATGCCGGTGCTGTGCCGACCTTCAAAGGGTATGAGGGATTCCCGGGTTCCATTTGTTCGTCGGTTAATGACATGATCGTGCACGGCATTCCATCGGCTGATGTGGTGCTGAAGGAAGGCGATCTGGTGTCCATCGATTGTGGTGCGACTCTCGATGGTTGGGTGGGGGACTCGGCGTGGACTTTCGGTATTGGGGAGCTCGCGGAGGAAAACCGGAAGCTCAATGAAGCCACGGAGTGGGTGCTTCATCAGGGCCTTCAGGCAATGGTGCCGGGGAATCGCTTGACGGATGTTTCCTGGGCGCTGGAGGAAGCTACCCGCCAAGCGGAGGAGAAGTTCGGCCTCGAGTTGTTCATCGTCGATGGCTATGGCGGGCATGGGATCGGCCGTACGATGCACGAGGATCCATTCTTGGCGAATGAAGGCCGCCCGGGGCGCGGACCGGTAATTCAAGAGGGTAGCGTGTTGGCGATTGAGCCTATGTTGACCAACGGCAGTTGCGATTCGTATGTGCTGGATGACGACTGGGGAGTGGTGACCGATGATGGTTCGTTCGCCTCACACTGGGAGCACACCGTGGCAGCAACGGCGGACGGTCCGCGGATTCTAACGCCGCGGAAGTAG
- a CDS encoding adenylate kinase: MRLVLLGPPGAGKGTQASLLSDSLKIPHISTGDLFRANISQGTDLGKQAQEYMDAGKLVPTSVTANMVRDRLSQPDAADGFLLDGFPRTIEQAELLEEMLKEKGESLDAVINYVVSEDVVVERMLARGRNDDNEETIRTRLQVYRDETAPLIEHYGDLLLNIDAEGSVEDISTTTLDALDN; this comes from the coding sequence ATGAGACTAGTTCTGCTGGGCCCTCCCGGCGCAGGTAAAGGTACGCAGGCCTCCCTGCTTTCCGATTCCCTGAAGATCCCACACATCTCCACCGGTGATCTATTCCGTGCGAACATCAGCCAGGGCACGGATCTGGGCAAGCAGGCGCAAGAGTACATGGATGCGGGCAAGCTGGTGCCTACTTCCGTGACGGCGAACATGGTCCGTGACCGCCTGTCTCAGCCCGATGCTGCTGATGGATTCCTCTTGGACGGTTTCCCACGCACCATCGAGCAAGCCGAGCTGCTGGAAGAAATGCTCAAGGAAAAGGGTGAGTCCCTAGACGCAGTCATCAACTACGTTGTTTCCGAGGACGTTGTGGTCGAGCGCATGCTTGCTCGCGGTCGTAACGATGACAACGAGGAGACGATCCGTACCCGCCTGCAGGTCTACCGTGATGAAACAGCTCCGCTGATAGAACACTACGGTGACCTTTTGCTCAACATTGATGCAGAAGGCAGCGTTGAGGATATTTCCACCACCACGCTGGATGCACTCGATAACTAA